TTGCAGCTATGCAAGGATGCGAAATTGAAACTCGAAGTCAAAATGCAAGCAATGCGATATCAATTCGAACGAGAGCTCAAAGCTAAGGAGGAGCATGTTGAGGAGAAAAATCGAGCCTTTGTGAAGCAATTGAGAAATTTGGTAGCGGGCATGGATGTGGACCGTAATCAGCGAAATGCTCCTGTGACAGCCAAAAAGAAATTGGAAAGCGATCTTAAGGAGTTGAACCCCATCATGCAGATGCATAACATGGTAAAAAGGACGCCTTTAAATATTCCAAGCTGCAAGTATAAGTCAAGGATGCATTGCGTGAGGTCAAAGAAGCCAAAGCCGGCAAGGAAGAACTTAAGACATCCAGTAAGAAGATAGAACGTGAAGTCGAAGCTTTGGAGGCCGAAGTTAATCAGCTCACCGAAGAGTTAGCCGGCTGGGAGAGAGCACGAAGGGAGGATAACAACGAACtgaatgaaaaaacaagtaaaaaggcgttaagttcggccgggccgaactttggatacccaccacctcgggtatatatgtaaaccacctttcatcaaaattcggtgaaaatttcataccttatgacccatatcagttatttcaaaacatgttccgatttggaccaaatactaataagtacagtagctataactaaaaattaaccgatctgaaccatatacgacacggatgttgaaaagcctaacataagttactatgtaaaatttcagtgaaatcggattataaatgcgctttttatggggcaaagactttaaatcgagagatcggtctacatggcagctatattcaaatctggatcgatctgggcaaaattgaagaaggacgtcgaagagcctaactaaactcactgtcccaaatttcagcgacatcggacaataaatgcgtcttttatgggcccaaaaccttaaatcaagaaatcggtctatatagcagctatatccaaatctgaaccgatcttgggcaaattgaaaaaagatatcaaggggcctaacgcatctcattgtcccaaatttcagcaaaatcgggtaataaatgtggcttttatgggcctaacaccataaatcgaaggatcggtctatatggcagctatatccaaatctgaaccgatctgggccaaattgacaaaggaagtcggagggctcaacacaactcactgtcccgaatttgagcggaatcggataaaaaatgtggcttttatggcccttagacgctaaatcggagggtcggtctatatggcagctatatccaaatctgaaccgatctgagccaaattgacgaaggatgtcgaagggcctaacacaactcactgtcccgaatttcagcggaatcggatacaaaatgtggcttttatggcccttagaccctaaatcggagggtcggtctatatggcagctatatccaaatctgaaccgatctgacccaaattgacgaaggatgtcgaagggtctaacacaactcactgtcccgaatttcagcggaattggatagaaaatgtggcttttatggcccttagaccctaaatcggagggtcggtctatatggcagctatatctaaatctggaccgatctgagccaaattaatgaagaatgtcgaagggcctcccaaaactcactttttcaaattttagctaaatcggatattaaatgtggcttttatgggcctaagaccctaaatcggcggatcggtctatatgggggctatatgaagatatagtccgatatagcccatcttcgaacttaagctgcttatggacaaaaaaataatctgtgcaaaatttcagctcaatatctcaatttttaaagactgtagcgtgatttcaacagacagacggacagacggacggacatgcctagatcgtcttagatttttacgctgatcaaaaatatatatactttatagggtcggaaatggatatctcgatgtgttgcaaacggaatgacaaaatgaatatacccccatccttcggtggtgggtataatagcgGTCAATGTTAGTAACGACACTCTGCCATATAAAGATAGACACCGTTTGGAAGTCCGAAGTCCGAGGAAAGAGCAAACGAAGTTATCGAAACGATCACTTACCAAAGGGGATAGAAGCAATAAAGCCATAGAAGTCGGTGAAGCAAAGTTGGAAGCCACTATTTACCACTTGAAGTCTTGTATCGAGAGGACATCCTGAACACAGGCCACATCAGTAtaaagtatctgttcaaaatttcaagcgactagctctacgcgttcgacctccatcgtgatttcaacagacggacggacggacatggctagttcgaatcagaatcagagacgatcaagaatatatatcctagatcagtatttcgaggtgttacaaacggaatgactagattagtataccccaatggtgatgggtataattaAATCTAATTCTCATAGGCCATGTCCAGTTTACGAATAAGTACCAGGACATGGTTCCTTTAAAAaactgggccatatcgtttcagattttgatatagctcccatataaaccgatcgcccgatttgacttcttgagcccttacaagctgcaatttttgtccgatttatctgaaacttttcacatagcGTTCTGTAGTGACTcctaacatctgtgccaagtacggtctaaatcggtcaagaacctgatatagctcccatataaaccgatctcccgatttggcttagtATTCTTTTAGACTCCTTATAGctatgccaagtacagtctaaatcggtctataatcggatatagctcccatataaaccgaccgcccgatttgacttcttgagcctttcaagctgcaattttattcgatttatctgaaattttgcaggtcgtgttttgtcatgacttccaacaacagtggcaagtacagccaaaatcagtctataacctgatatagctccaatataaaccggtctctggaTCATCCCttttcggttcccagaagctttaatttttgttggtttgactgaagtttggtatttagtataaaattatgccctacaactttatttattttgtatacagttttagcagaatccatggtggtggtttcccaagattcggcattCATTAAGGTTAGAAGAGCGAGCCGAGGTATCACGATCCAGGTCGTTGGCCgcggttatttatttatttatttcagtcTATGGATATACAATTCCTTACAGACTATTTCTTAATAATAAACTGATTTTAAAATACGTTTAAACCCATTAATACAAGCTAAGAAATCCTGATTTCTTAATTTAGATATGTTGTTAAACCGGAGGTACTCCGCTGGAGAGCGCTGATGTGGTTCCGGAACAACCGCAATCCCTGGTTACCATGGAAGACATTCCGGCAAAATTCTTTCTTCCCTCGATTTCAAGACAAACTAGAGCACGAAATTACCCAGCGTAGACAGAGGCTGCGGGAGTTGTTTAAAGACAACATGCAGTAATGCAGGATCAGGTGTGTCATAGCAGCTACTCCGACAAATGGAAGGTTTAAAGAATCTTCAAAAATGCCTGTGGTCCATACGTCGGAAGCATTTTAGTGACCAAACCCTGCTCCTAGAGATGGCTGAGGACTTGGAGGGAATACCAGCCTCGCCCAAATAGAGATATTACCATCGACGATCGGAGTCCCGAGTTGTCGAAAAGACCGTTAAGGCAGCAATGAACCCGGACACCGCTTGTCGTAGATCAGGAGGGTCACTTTGCTGCAGGATGTCGCAACCCGCAGAATCAATTTTTCTGGGAACGCTAGCGAGAAACATCCAATGCTGACCAATACAATCGGGAGACGAGCAGCGGAACCTGGGAGTGCGGGGCCCAAGACGCCCTATTCTATACAGGCCAAAACTCTCTGTACTTCGCAGACTCATGCCTAATAGCTACCATCTAGTTTCAAGACCGGCTATGATCAGCCACAGTGGACATGGGGGCAACGAAAATATTGTTGGCGAGTCCTTTGCGAAGTCGGTTGACCCCGGTGTTTTGAAACCGTCCACATAGCCATCTGGCTGGCAGACGATTCACAGCAGCAAGTTCAACACACCTTAGCCACGGATATAGTATTTAGCCAGAGCCGTAATGGAGTTACTAGTAATGCCAGACGAAACGAGGACGTGCTCTTTGCTTTGACTTGAATTTCTTCGATGCTGCCAGACAAAAAACGTGTGCTTATCACTGAGCTGCGTTTAACCTAAGCTGGAAGAAGGTTCTATTGGACAGGAGGAGTCAATAAAACATCACCATCCGACCGTAACTAAATGGCAACACCTGGCAGAAGAAAATCCCAGTAATCACGACATGACCCCACACACACCACAAAAGGCGGAGGACGCCACGGTAAGTGTGCTTACCGCTGAAAATCAGGCAAGAGTCAAAACATATATGAACAAAGAGTTGcaacaattcaaaaatttacacGTGCGCTCCACAGTTGTATAACTCACCGATCACTCTGGCAGGAAAAAAGATCGGTTACAATCAATGGTGTGCCATGCCATTGGATTTACATTCGGCTGCAGCTACTTTCCAACGTGTACTGGATCGGTAATCGGAGTAGATATGGGACCCTTCGCCTACCTCATCAACATTGGAAGAACGTTGGACTAGCATGAGGTATTCTGTCGGCTGCGAATGGTCAACTTAAGAATGAATCCGGAAAAGTGTGATTTCTTCAAGAGGTTATATAGTTTGCGCGCAGTGTA
The Stomoxys calcitrans chromosome 3, idStoCalc2.1, whole genome shotgun sequence genome window above contains:
- the LOC131996144 gene encoding myosin heavy chain, non-muscle-like → MIWSMLKPSLTKTFELVKVKCALESQLGETKAQNEQLLDDLQLCKDAKLKLEVKMQAMRYQFERELKAKEEHVEEKNRAFVKQLRNLVAGMDVDRNQRNAPVTAKKKLESDLKELNPIMQMHNMDALREVKEAKAGKEELKTSSKKIEREVEALEAEVNQLTEELAGWERARREDNNELNEKTTIWLADDSQQQVQHTLATDIVFSQSRNGVTSNARRNEDVLFALT